One genomic region from Solwaraspora sp. WMMD792 encodes:
- the rfbB gene encoding dTDP-glucose 4,6-dehydratase: MRVLVTGGAGFIGSEFVRMLLTDPNAPVSPATVTVLDKLTYSGNLANLAPVRDDPRLTFVQADICDAAAVDRALAGQDMVVHFAAESHVDRSITGAAEFVTTNVVGTQTLLDAALRHGTNRFVHVSTDEVYGSIDEGSWTEDWPLSPNSPYSASKAGSDLLALAYHRTHGMDVVVTRCSNNYGPYQFPEKVIPLFVTNLLDGGTVPLYGDGGNIRDWLHVRDHCVGIALVAAGGRAGEVYHIGGGTELTNKELTARLLDACGVGWERVVPVTDRKGHDRRYSLDISKISRELGYAPSVTLDEGLADTVRWYRENRSWWEPLKKPVASS, encoded by the coding sequence CCGGTCAGTCCGGCTACGGTGACCGTGCTGGACAAGTTGACCTATTCCGGCAATCTCGCCAACCTGGCCCCGGTCCGCGACGACCCACGGCTGACCTTCGTCCAAGCGGACATCTGCGACGCCGCCGCCGTCGACCGGGCACTCGCCGGACAGGACATGGTGGTGCACTTCGCCGCCGAGTCGCACGTCGACCGGTCGATCACCGGTGCCGCGGAGTTCGTGACCACCAACGTGGTGGGCACCCAGACCCTGCTCGACGCGGCGCTGCGCCACGGGACGAACCGGTTCGTGCACGTCTCGACCGACGAGGTGTACGGGTCGATCGACGAAGGGTCGTGGACCGAGGACTGGCCGTTGTCGCCGAACTCGCCGTACTCCGCGTCCAAGGCCGGCTCCGACCTGCTGGCCTTGGCCTACCACCGGACACACGGCATGGACGTTGTGGTGACCCGCTGCTCCAACAACTACGGGCCGTACCAGTTCCCGGAGAAGGTCATCCCGCTGTTCGTCACCAACCTGCTGGACGGCGGTACGGTGCCGCTGTACGGCGACGGCGGCAACATCCGGGACTGGCTGCATGTGCGGGACCACTGCGTGGGCATCGCGCTGGTCGCCGCCGGCGGGCGCGCCGGCGAGGTCTACCACATCGGCGGCGGGACCGAACTGACCAACAAGGAGCTCACCGCCCGGCTACTGGACGCCTGTGGGGTGGGGTGGGAACGGGTCGTCCCGGTCACCGACCGCAAGGGGCACGACCGGCGCTACTCGCTGGACATCAGCAAGATCTCCCGCGAGCTGGGCTACGCCCCGAGTGTCACGCTGGACGAAGGACTGGCCGACACGGTCCGCTGGTACCGGGAGAACCGGTCCTGGTGGGAGCCGCTGAAGAAGCCCGTGGCGTCGTCGTGA